One stretch of Cellulomonas wangsupingiae DNA includes these proteins:
- a CDS encoding SDR family oxidoreductase, which produces MADQTTPQDPTTQHPDPESQTAEQIEHPGRTEDMRQEPDHGEESYRGSGRLEGRRALITGGDSGIGRAVAIAFAREGADVAISYLPEEEEDARVTLDWIEKAGRRGLLLPGDIRDEALARSLPDRVVQELGGLDVLVNNAAYQMAQTGGLADITTEQLDRVLKTNIYAMFWITQAALPHLTSGASIINTSSIQAFDPSPPLLDYASTKAAIYNFSKGLAQQLAEDGIRVNAVCPGPIWTPLIPATMNSEKVESFGSDTPLGRAGQPAELAPAYVFLASQESSYVTGDRILVTGGRS; this is translated from the coding sequence ATGGCTGACCAGACGACACCCCAGGACCCGACCACCCAGCACCCCGACCCGGAGTCGCAGACCGCGGAGCAGATCGAGCACCCGGGGCGCACCGAGGACATGCGCCAGGAGCCCGACCACGGCGAGGAGTCGTACCGGGGCTCCGGGCGGCTCGAGGGCCGCCGCGCGCTCATCACCGGCGGTGACTCCGGCATCGGCCGCGCCGTCGCCATCGCGTTCGCCCGCGAGGGCGCCGACGTCGCGATCTCCTACCTCCCCGAGGAGGAGGAGGACGCGCGCGTGACGCTCGACTGGATCGAGAAGGCGGGCCGCCGCGGCCTGCTCCTGCCCGGCGACATCCGCGACGAGGCGCTCGCGCGCTCGCTGCCCGACCGCGTCGTCCAGGAGCTCGGCGGGCTGGACGTCCTCGTCAACAACGCCGCGTACCAGATGGCGCAGACCGGCGGGCTGGCCGACATCACGACCGAGCAGCTCGACCGCGTGCTGAAGACCAACATCTACGCGATGTTCTGGATCACGCAGGCGGCGCTGCCGCACCTGACCAGCGGCGCGTCGATCATCAACACCTCCTCGATCCAGGCGTTCGACCCCAGCCCGCCGCTGCTGGACTACGCGTCGACCAAGGCCGCGATCTACAACTTCTCGAAGGGCCTCGCCCAGCAGCTCGCCGAGGACGGCATCCGCGTGAACGCGGTCTGCCCGGGGCCGATCTGGACCCCGCTGATCCCGGCGACGATGAACTCCGAGAAGGTCGAGAGCTTCGGCTCCGACACGCCGCTGGGCCGCGCGGGCCAGCCGGCCGAGCTCGCGCCCGCCTACGTGTTCCTGGCGTCGCAGGAGTCGTCGTACGTGACCGGCGACCGGATCCTGGTGACCGGCGGGCGCTCCTGA
- a CDS encoding CBS domain-containing protein codes for MARTVSELMTTHPTVVEVTDTLRAVAETMATQDVGALVVAEDGVVTGIVTDRDLVVRGLATGIGLDAPVGQLATGDPLTVAPDDDLVDVVRIMREQAVRRVPVVEGGQAVGILSIGDLAVALDPDSALADISEAPPND; via the coding sequence ATGGCCCGCACGGTCTCCGAGCTCATGACCACCCACCCCACCGTCGTCGAGGTCACCGACACGCTGCGCGCGGTGGCCGAGACCATGGCGACGCAGGACGTCGGCGCGCTCGTGGTCGCCGAGGACGGCGTCGTCACCGGCATCGTCACCGACCGCGACCTCGTGGTCCGGGGGCTCGCCACGGGCATCGGCCTGGACGCGCCGGTCGGTCAGCTGGCGACCGGCGACCCGCTCACCGTCGCCCCCGACGACGACCTCGTGGACGTCGTGCGGATCATGCGCGAGCAGGCGGTCCGGCGCGTGCCCGTCGTCGAGGGGGGCCAGGCCGTCGGCATCCTCAGCATCGGGGACCTCGCCGTGGCGCTCGACCCCGACTCGGCCCTGGCCGACATCTCCGAGGCGCCGCCGAACGACTGA